The DNA sequence CAATCCAGTGGCGTTCCCTTACGGATGTCCCGGCTTGCCCGGCGGCCCAGGATGAGCCCATAGTACTTGGGGGCCAGTCCGTCCCCCGGCCGTATGATCCTCAGGTTGTGCTCGTTCAGCTCTTCCCCCCGGCGCACGTCCTCGACCACGTAGATGGAGCGGCGGAAGCGCAAGGAGGGTGCCTCGGCGGTGGTCACCCCGTAGGCCACCCGACCCAGCGCCTGCCATGCTTGCAGGGATTCCGCCACCAGTTGCCGCATCTCGTGCGGCTCCATGGAAAAGGCGGCATCGACACCCCCGGCGGCCCGGGAGAGCGTGAAATGCTTCTCGATTACGGTGGCGCCCATGGCCACCGCGGCCACGGCAACACCGATGCCCCGGGTATGGTCGGACAGCCCCACCTCGGCTGTGAACAGCTGCCGCAGATGGGGCAAGGTGGCCAGGTTGATGGTGTCGGCTGCCGCCGGGTAGGTGCTGGTGCACTTCAGGAGCACCAGCCGGTCGCAGCCGGCCCCTCTGGCCGTCGCCACGGCCTCGTCCAGCTCGGCGACCGTCGCCATGCCGGTGGACAGGAAGAGGGGCTTACCGGTGGCCGCCACCTTGCGGATGAGGGGCAGATGGTTGTTCTCGAAGGAGGCAATCTTGTAGGCTGGTACCCCCATGGACTCCAACCGATCCACTGCCGCCTCGTCGAACGGGGTGCTGAAGACGGTCAGCCCCAGGTCCCGACAACGCCGAAATATGGCTTCATGCCACTCCCAGGGGGTATGAGCCTGCTCGTAAAGTTGATAGAGGGAACGATCGTGCCACAGGCTCTTCGGATCATCAATGAGGAAGCTTTCGGACCGGGCATCGATGGTCAGGGAGTCGGGGGTGTAGGTCTGTAGTTTCAGGGCGTGAGCCCCGGTGGCGGCGACGGCATCGACGATGGCCAGGGCCGTGTCCAGGGACTGGTTGTGGTTGCCCGACATCTCGGCGATAACAAAAGGCGGCTCTTCCACGCCGATCAGCCGGCCGTTCACCACCAGTTCCCCAGCCCCCTTTCCCATGATCGTGTCATCCTCCCTGCGCACAGCCCCTGACCGCTGTCAACCTGCCAACCTCTGAAGCTGCCCGGCTGGTCGGACATAGAGCAACAGATCGCCCTCGCGACCGGTGCAGCTCATGCCGATGGCCTCGGCCATGCGGATCGAGGCCTGATTGCCGGGTTTGATAACTGCCCTCAGGACCCCGGGCATGGTCGCGGCCAGCTGGGCCAGCATTCGCTTGCCAATGCCGCGGCCCGTCGCCCGGGGTGCCACGATCCAGGACAGCTCCCAGCCGTGGTCAACGGCATCGGCACGCACCATGCCCACCGGCAGACCGTTCTCCTCCGCCACCGAGATCCTTCGGGCCGGATCGGCCAGGACAGCGCCCAGCCACCGTTCGTGCTCCTGCCTGTCCAGCAGCCGGGAATGGCGGCTGGCCTGCCTGGCTTCATCCGTGTTGCGCCAGGCAAGGAGCAGATGCCGATCGGCCCAGGTGGCAGGGCGCAGGCCGATGGCGCTCACCGCGGGCCTGAGACGGCTCCGCAGCCAGTGCACATCCCGAACGAAGTCGTCGAGGCCAGAGTCCGGCCGTCGGGGAGTCTCAAGGCTCAACCAGCAGCTCCGCGGCAGAAAAGCGACCAGCTCGCCCACAGGCAGGTCACCCTGCCCCAGATTGAGGTGCACGTCGATCTCCGAGGCCTGCCATCCGTCCGCCAGGTGGAAGTGCCGGGGTGACAACCCCGCCAGATCCCCCACCACCTGCAAGGGGTCCTGTCCCAGGGAGCGGGCGGCGCAGACGGCATGACCAAAATCGAGCACCAGTCCGGCTGCTACGCCGGCGGCCAGAATCTGACCGATTTCCCCAGCGCTGTAGCCCCGGCAGCTCTGCCCTCCCAGCCCCAGCCGGGGCTTGTTTTCCACCTGGATGCGGCTGTCGTCCAGCAGCCGCAGCTGGCGGATGGTCTCGGCCAACGTGCCGTCGCAGCCGGGATGGACGATGATGGTGTCTGCGGCGAGAAGATCGGCCAGCCGCTGCACCTCCGCCATGGCGGCCCGGTTGGTGGCCTCCAGCTGCCGCTCCGCCAGGTTGACACCGTGGCCGGCATGGGGGGCGTGGAGGAGAAACGGCAGGCCGGACCGGCTCCAGAGGTCGGCTGTGGCCTCTACGCTGCCGGGCACCACATAAAGCTCGATATAGTCAAACAGGCCGTCGGCATGCCGCTCCTGCGCCTGCCGGCTCAGCCCTGTATCCGTTGACCAGAGCTTGAGACCAAGCCGCATCGGTCAGCGCCCCCCGGTTCCGGCCGCCCCGCGCCGGGAACGGTGCTACAATATGACGTATTCACTCTGCTGATTGAGGCTCTCCCCCTCCTCGATGTGCTCGTCTCGACAGGAGCCCTTGCGCGGGGTGCGGATGAAGCCCTTGCAGTCCGGTTGCAGCGGCAGCCGTGCTGCCTCCACCCCCGGATCCTGGAGGTGGTTGCCGATGTGATCCTTGACCTGCCATCGCCCATCCTGGCCCTTTTCCCAGATGCTCGGATCCCGCATCGGTTCCACCAGGGCCTCGAATTCCTCCTCGGTCATGCCGATAAAGCGTAAGTACAGATCCAGGTCTGCCGGCCGCACCGGATCGTACTGCATGACCATGGCAATCCCTTCCTCCCGGGTCATGCGGCGGTGACGGATCTCGGTGCTGGCGTCATCCGTGGCCCGGCCGTAGCCGAACTTCAGATACTTGAGATAGTCGTGGACGCCGTTGGCGTGGATGTCCTCGAGCTTGTCGTAGAGGTTGAAAGTCCGGTCCCGTCGCTGGGCCGTTTCAAAGCCGTACTTCTCGATCATCAGCTCGGTCTGTTTCCGGGCATTCCAACTGATGAAGTTGCTGAGATAGATCCCGCGCAGCCCCACCTCTTCGATCTCTTCATCCGAAGGATAGAAAAAGGCGGCCAGATCCCGGGGGGTAAAAGGCGAGTCCCGGCGGTTGAGCAGGTCCTCGGGCTCGAAGCCGCGCATGTCGTGCTCCTGACGCTTCTTCTTGGTAAACTCCACCATGTCGTCCTGGTTGAACATGCCGGTAAGCTCAGTGAAGCCCTCTTCCCCCCAGATCATGAGGGGAATCTTGTAACGGACCGCGATCTGGATCGGGAAGGTCATGATGCCGGCATGATAATGCCAGGTGATGTCACCAACGTGCTCCAGCATGTAGCGGCTGATCTTGCGCACGGAATCCGGATTGATCGTGAAGCGTAACAGATCGCAGCTGAACTGCTTCACGAGATTGGCGAGATTGCGCATACCAAGCTTGGTGTTGAACAGGTGATTGTACGTGACGAGCAGCGGATTCATGCCGTAGACCTCCTTCATCAGGTAGGTCTGGTAATGGCTGTCCTTGCCGCCGCTGACCGGGATGATGCAATCGTAAACCTGGTTCTGCTCCCGGGCCCGTGCCTTGTACTCCGCCAGCAGGTCCCGCAACCACCGTTCCCGCTCGGTCCAGTCGATCCGCCGCCTGGATTCGATCACACGGCAGCCGCTGCATACGCCGCTGCCATCGAAGATGATGTCGGGCTTGGCATTGGCCGGATAGCAACAACGCTGACAATACTCCACGGCTGTCCTCCCTCAAACACGATATTGCACTTCGTACTTCGGCTTTCTTTGCGTCAGATTCTTGAAGAAGACGGTCTCCCGCATCTCCACCTGCTGCTGCACCATGTACTCCTTGGCTTTCTTGGTGCTGTGTTCGGTGAAATGGAAGATGTTGGCCGCCGATACTGCTGCCGCTCCCCCCCGGGTGATGCCGTCCACCAGATGCTGCCAGTTGCCCACCCCTCCCGAGGCGATGACCGGGACACCCACGCCTTCCGCCACCCGCCGGGTCAGTTCCAGATCGAACCCTTGCCGGGATCCGTCCTGGTCGATGGAGGTGAGGTAGATCTCGCCTGCCCCCCGTTCCTCAACGATCCGGGCCCAGGACAACGGGTCAAGCCCGGTGGGCTGCCGGCCCCGGTCAACTATCACCTCGTACCGCCCCTCCTGGTCACGCCGCACATCCATGGAAACGACGATGCACTGGCTGCCGAAGGTGCGGGCGCAGGTCGCCACCAGCTCCTCCTGCCGATAAGCCTCGGTGTTGATCACCACCTTGTCGGCTCCCAGCTGGAGAAAGGTGCGTACGTGCTCCGGCCGGGAGATCCAACCGCCCACGGTCAGCGGCACGAAACAGCGCTCCGACAGGTCGCGCACGATCTGCCCGAAGGGCTCCCGGAACTCCTGATCCCGGCTGACGTCCAGAAGCACGATTTCGTCCACCGCCCAGGTATTGAAGAAATCGACGGCGGTGATGGCATTGCCGATGACGTTGGTGT is a window from the Thermodesulfobacteriota bacterium genome containing:
- a CDS encoding imidazole glycerol phosphate synthase cyclase subunit; translation: MLKKRLIATLLARHGRIVQSIRFAHTNVIGNAITAVDFFNTWAVDEIVLLDVSRDQEFREPFGQIVRDLSERCFVPLTVGGWISRPEHVRTFLQLGADKVVINTEAYRQEELVATCARTFGSQCIVVSMDVRRDQEGRYEVIVDRGRQPTGLDPLSWARIVEERGAGEIYLTSIDQDGSRQGFDLELTRRVAEGVGVPVIASGGVGNWQHLVDGITRGGAAAVSAANIFHFTEHSTKKAKEYMVQQQVEMRETVFFKNLTQRKPKYEVQYRV
- a CDS encoding N-acetyl sugar amidotransferase; translation: MEYCQRCCYPANAKPDIIFDGSGVCSGCRVIESRRRIDWTERERWLRDLLAEYKARAREQNQVYDCIIPVSGGKDSHYQTYLMKEVYGMNPLLVTYNHLFNTKLGMRNLANLVKQFSCDLLRFTINPDSVRKISRYMLEHVGDITWHYHAGIMTFPIQIAVRYKIPLMIWGEEGFTELTGMFNQDDMVEFTKKKRQEHDMRGFEPEDLLNRRDSPFTPRDLAAFFYPSDEEIEEVGLRGIYLSNFISWNARKQTELMIEKYGFETAQRRDRTFNLYDKLEDIHANGVHDYLKYLKFGYGRATDDASTEIRHRRMTREEGIAMVMQYDPVRPADLDLYLRFIGMTEEEFEALVEPMRDPSIWEKGQDGRWQVKDHIGNHLQDPGVEAARLPLQPDCKGFIRTPRKGSCRDEHIEEGESLNQQSEYVIL
- the pseI gene encoding pseudaminic acid synthase, which gives rise to MGKGAGELVVNGRLIGVEEPPFVIAEMSGNHNQSLDTALAIVDAVAATGAHALKLQTYTPDSLTIDARSESFLIDDPKSLWHDRSLYQLYEQAHTPWEWHEAIFRRCRDLGLTVFSTPFDEAAVDRLESMGVPAYKIASFENNHLPLIRKVAATGKPLFLSTGMATVAELDEAVATARGAGCDRLVLLKCTSTYPAAADTINLATLPHLRQLFTAEVGLSDHTRGIGVAVAAVAMGATVIEKHFTLSRAAGGVDAAFSMEPHEMRQLVAESLQAWQALGRVAYGVTTAEAPSLRFRRSIYVVEDVRRGEELNEHNLRIIRPGDGLAPKYYGLILGRRASRDIRKGTPLDWAAVLDG
- a CDS encoding GNAT family N-acetyltransferase, whose product is MRLGLKLWSTDTGLSRQAQERHADGLFDYIELYVVPGSVEATADLWSRSGLPFLLHAPHAGHGVNLAERQLEATNRAAMAEVQRLADLLAADTIIVHPGCDGTLAETIRQLRLLDDSRIQVENKPRLGLGGQSCRGYSAGEIGQILAAGVAAGLVLDFGHAVCAARSLGQDPLQVVGDLAGLSPRHFHLADGWQASEIDVHLNLGQGDLPVGELVAFLPRSCWLSLETPRRPDSGLDDFVRDVHWLRSRLRPAVSAIGLRPATWADRHLLLAWRNTDEARQASRHSRLLDRQEHERWLGAVLADPARRISVAEENGLPVGMVRADAVDHGWELSWIVAPRATGRGIGKRMLAQLAATMPGVLRAVIKPGNQASIRMAEAIGMSCTGREGDLLLYVRPAGQLQRLAG